In Verrucomicrobia bacterium CG1_02_43_26, the DNA window GGAAATCGGAATTACAACAAGAGCCTTTGCCATCATCTTTTTTATCTTCCTGACAACGCCCGTTGCGGCGCACCTAATCGGCAGAACTGCCTATTTATTAAGAATCCCTATGTCCGCGCACACAGTACTTGACCAGTGGAAAGAGCATAGGGATCAAAAGGAAGCCAATC includes these proteins:
- a CDS encoding Na+/H+ antiporter subunit G — encoded protein: MKTLIVEILFLLGASFMLLAAIGLLRMPDFFTRMHAATKAPSLGASLLLVAAAIHFSEIGITTRAFAIIFFIFLTTPVAAHLIGRTAYLLRIPMSAHTVLDQWKEHRDQKEAN